A single window of Larimichthys crocea isolate SSNF chromosome XII, L_crocea_2.0, whole genome shotgun sequence DNA harbors:
- the slc25a42 gene encoding mitochondrial coenzyme A transporter SLC25A42, with protein MGSGVQEQRASLTQGEVLPRASSSQSEGLKHTRSVINSLFSGALAGAVAKTAVAPLDRTKIIFQVSSARFSAKEAYRLIYRTYLKDGFFSLWRGNSATMVRVIPYAAIQFCAHEQYKGLLGGYYGFQGKVLPPFQRLLAGSMAGTTAAMLTYPLDMVRARMAVTPKEMYSNILHVFVRISREEGLKTLYRGFTPTILGVVPYAGLSFFTYETLKKMHAERSGRSQPYSYERLAFGACAGLIGQSASYPLDVVRRRMQTAGVTGHTYGTILGTMREIVSEEGVIRGLYKGLSMNWVKGPIAVGISFTTFDLTHILLRKLHQMGYTTR; from the exons ATGGGGAGTGGAGTCCAGGAACAGCGGGCATCACTCACACAGGGAGAAGTGCTGCCGCGGGCTTCCTCCAGTCAGTCAGAG GGCCTGAAGCACACTCGGTCTGTCATCAACTCGCTCTTCTCCGGGGCTTTAGCAGGAGCTGTGGCCAAGACAGCTGTCGCCCCATTGGACAGGACTAAAATCATCTTCCAAG tgtctTCAGCAAGATTCTCTGCCAAG gaGGCCTACAGGTTGATATACCGCACCTACCTGAAGGATGGCTTCTTTAGTTTGTGGAGGGGGAACTCTGCCACCATGGTGCGAGTCATCCCATACGCTGCCATCCAGTTCTGTGCACACGAGCAGTACAAGGGGCTGCTGGGTGGCTACTATGGCTTTCAGGGGAA AGTCTTACCTCCATTTCAAAGGTTACTGGCGGGATCTATGGCCGGTACCACGGCAGCCATGCTGACCTATCCTCTGGATATGGTGCGAGCTAGGATGGCTGTAACACCAAAGGAAAT GTACAGTAACATTCTGCACGTGTTTGTGCGGATATCCCGAGAAGAGGGCCTGAAGACGCTGTATCGTGGCTTTACTCCCACCATTCTGGGTGTTGTGCCCTACGCAGGTCTCAGCTTCTTTACCTATGAGACACTGAAGAAAATGCATGCAG AGCGCAGTGGGCGCTCACAGCCCTACTCATATGAACGATTGGCGTTCGGAGCCTGTGCAGGTCTTATCGGCCAGTCAGCGTCCTACCCTCTGGACGTGGTACGACGCCGCATGCAGACTGCAGGAGTCACGGGTCACACGTACGGCACCATCCTAGGCACCATGAGGGAAATTGTTTCTGAAGAAGGGGTTATCCGTGGACTCTATAAAGGTCTCAGTATGAACTGGGTCAAAGGACCCATTGCGGTAGGAATAAGCTTCACCACCTTTGACCTCACGCATATTCTCCTGAGGAAGCTGCATCAGATGGGTTATACGACTCGATAA